A window of Variovorax paradoxus genomic DNA:
CTGCTGTCCAAGGGGCTCGTGCTCGAGGGCGGCGACGTGATTCTCTCGGGCGAGAAGCTGGTCGACAACGGCCGCTTCACCTCCGACAAGCGGCTGCGCCAGTTGCGCGGCACCGGCATGGGCATGGTGTTCCAGGAGCCGATGACGGCGCTGAACCCGGTGCTCACCTGCGGCGAGCAGGTCGACGAGCTGCTGCGCACCCACACCGCGTGGGGCGCTGCCGAGCGCAAGGCGCACATTCTTTCGATCTTCGAGCGCGTGCGGCTGCCCGACCCGGCGCGCATCCATGCGAGCTACCCGCATCAGCTTTCGGGCGGGCAGCGCCAGCGCATCGTGATCGCGATGGCCATCATCCTGAAGCCGCGCCTCCTGATCTGCGACGAGCCGACCACCGCGCTGGACGTGACCACGCAGGCCGAAATTTTGAAGCTCATCGCCGAGCTGCAGGCGGAGCAGGGCAGCGCCGTGCTCTTCATCACGCACGACATGGGCGTGGTCGCGGAGATTGCCGACGACGTGATGGTGATGCACCGCGGCGCGCTGGTGGAGCAGGGCCCCTGCGACCAGGTGTTGCGCAGCCCGCGCGAGGCCTACACCCGCATGCTGCTGGACGCCGTGCCCGGCATGACGCCGCCGCCCGCGCGCGAGTTGCCCGGCGGCAGGCCGCTGCTGGCGGGCCAGGGCGTCGGCAAGATCTACACGCGGCGCGACTGGCTCGGCCGCGCGAAGCACAACACCGCGCTGCAGGACGCCAGCGTGGCGGTGCATCGCGGCGAGACGGTCGGCGTGGTGGGCGAATCGGGCTCGGGCAAGTCGACCTTCGCGCGCTGCATGATCCGGCTGATCTCGCCCAGCGCGGGCAGCATCCTCTGGGGCGACGCCGAGGTGCGCGACCTGCCCGAAGGCCGGCTGCGGCCGCTGCGCTCGCGGGTGCAGGTGGTGTTCCAGGACCCGAATCGCTCGCTCAACCCGCGCCGCACCGTGGGCTCGTCGATGGTCGAGGGCGCCATGAACTTCGGCCTGAGCAAGCTGCATGCGCGCCAGACCGCTGAGGAGCTGATGGACCGCATCCAGCTGCCGCGCACCGCGCTCGACCGCTATCCGCACCAGTTCTCGGGCGGCCAGCGCCAGCGGCTGGCCATCGCGCGCGCCATTGCCTGCCAGCCGCAGGTGCTGGTGGCCGACGAGGCCGTGTCCGCGCTCGACGTGTCGGTGCAGGCGCAGATCCTCGACCTGCTGCGGGAGATCCAGCGCGACCTGGGGCTGGGCATTCTGTTCATCACGCACGACCTGCGGGTGGCGGCGCAGCTGTGCGACCGCGTGATCGTGATGAGCCAGGGGCGCATCGTCGAGCAGGGCCCCACGGGCCAGGTGTTCGCCGCGCCCGCCAACGACTACACGCGGCGGCTGCTGGCGGCCGCGCCGCGCGCGGAACTCGCGAGCGCACGGTGAGCCGGTGGAGCGCCTGGCGCGCATCGATGGCCGACCCCGAGTGGCGCGGCGCCTTTGCCGAGGGCCGGCGCGACATCGCCGGCGCCGCGCTCGGCACCATGGCCATGGGCCTGGTGGCGGGCGTGGCCATGGCCAAGAGTGGTGTGGGGCTGGGGGCGATCCTGGCCATGTCGCTGCTGGTGTTCGCGAGCGCGTCGCAGCTGGCTTGCCTGCCGCTCATCGCGGCCGGCGCGCCGCTGTGGGTGATCGTCGCGACGGCGTGCGTGCTCAACCTGCGCTTCGTGGTGTTCAGCGTGAGCTGGCGCCGCTACTTCGGCGGGCATCGCAGGACGCAGCGCGTGCTGTTGTCGTACCTTGCGGGTGACCCGGTGTATGCGCAGTTCGTGCTGCGGCATCCGGAGCCCGCGCCTTCGGGGTGCGCGACGACGCGGCAGCAGGGCTACTTTCTAGGGCTCGCGCTGACCAACTGGGCGGCGTGGCATGTGGCTTCGCTCGCGGGCATCTTCCTGGCCGACGCCATTCCCGCTGCATGGGGCCTGCGCTTCATCGGCGTGCTGGCGCTACTCGCGCTCGCGTTGCCGATGCTCACCGACCGCGCGGTGCGCTGCTCCGCGCTGGCGGCGGGCATGGTGGCGCTGGCCACGGCCTCGTGGCCGATGGGGCTGAACGTGGTTGCAGCCATCGCCACGGCCTTCGCGGCCGGCACCTGGGCCGACCGCCGGTGGGGTGCGCGCTGATGCACCTGGGTCACGATGTGTACGTGTGGCTGGCGGTGGGCGCGCTGGTGGGGGTGACGGTGCTCACGCGCAGTTTTTTCCTGCTGCCCGACAGCGAGCCGAAGCTGCCGGGCTGGTTGTGGCGCGGGCTGCGCCATGCGCCGGTGGCGGCGCTGCTCGCGATGGTGGTGCCCGACGTGTTCCTGAGCAACGGCCGCATGCTGGCCGACTGGCACGATGCGCGGCTCTTTGCAGTGGCCGCCGCATTGACCTACTACCTCGTTCGACGAAACGACGTGACCGGGACGATTCTTGTCGGCACGGGTACGCTGATGCTTCTGCGACTGGGGTTCGGGTGGGCTTGATGTACCTTGCCTGCCCGGCGCGCTCATCTCGAACCAACAACGAATGAATGAACCCGCGGCCCCTGTTCGGCGCCGCCAACTTGAACAGAAACGGAGAACGAAGAAATGACTTTGGCAATGAGCTGGGACGAATGGGCCTCGCATGACGGCATCGGACTGGCCGAACGGGTCCGCAAGGGCGAAGTGACGGCGGCGGAACTCGCGGCGCAGGCCGCGGCCGGCATCGCGAAGGTCAATCCGCAACTGGACGCGGTCGTCGAAGTGTTCGACGACGTGGTAGCCGATCCGCTGAAGGACGGCATGAACCCCGAGGGCGTGTTCGCGGGCCTGCCCTACCTCATGAAAGACCTGGGCCCCACGCTCAAGGGCCGGCTGCAGGAATTCGGCTCGATGATGATGCAGGGCCACCGCCCCACGGCCGACAGCTTTCTCACGCAGCAACTGCGCAAGTCCGGCCTCAACATCGTCGGCCGCAGCACCACCCCCGAATTCGGCGTGTGCAGTTCGGCCGAGAACTCCATCAGCGTCACCCGCAACCCCTGGGACCTCGAATACACCACCTGCGGCTCTTCGGCCGGCACGGCGGCGGTGGTGGCGGCGGGCGTGCTGCCGCTGTCGCACGCCACCGACGGCGGCGGCTCCATCCGCATTCCCGCGGGCGTGAACGGCAACATCGGCCTGAAGGTGTCGCGCGGCGTGTTCTCGCTGGCGCCGGGCCTGTCGGACCTGTCGGGCCTGGTGTCGATCCAGGGCTGCCACAGCCGCACCGTGCGCGACACCGCCGCCTTCGTCGACAACGCGCGCGGCGGCGCGCCGGGCGAGTTCATGCCCTTCTGGTCGCCGGCCGAGCCGTACAGCGAACTGATCAAGAAAGACCCGGGTCGCCTGCGCATCGCGCTGTCGCACGAGTGGGGCGACTTCCGCGCCACGCCGCATTTCGTGGCCGAACTGGAGCGCGTGGGCAAGTTCCTCGAAGGGGTGGGCCACCATGTCGAATGGGCGCTGCCAAAGGTCGACTTCCAGACCGCGTTCGCGGCCCAGACCACTTGCTACATCAGCAACTTCGCGCAGGTCATCGACGGCCACCTGCACCGGCTCGGGCTGGCACGCCCGCCAGCCGAGCTGCTGGAGCCGATCAACATCAAGATCTGGGAAGCGGGCCTGCACACCTCGTACACCGAGCGCTCGAAGATGCAGGCGGTGTTCAACACCACCTCGCGCGCCTTCGGCAATTTCTTCCAGCAGTGGGACATCATCCTGACGCCGGTGACCGCGCTGCCCACGCCCAAGGTCGGCACCAGCGAGTACCTGACGACGAGCACGAACCCGTCGGTCCACGACTGGTTCGCCAACCTGTGGAAGAACTTCGCCTACACGCCGCTGGCCAATCTGTGCGGCATGCCGGGCATCTCGCTGCCGATGGCCACGCAGGAAAACGGCCTGCCGCTGGGCATCCAGGCGCAGGCCGCGCAGGCGAACGACGGGCTGCTGCTTCAGCTGGCCGCGCAGATCGAGCGCGCGCTCGGCGGCAAGTGGAACGCGGGCCAGCGGCCCGGGGTGCACATCACCCAGGGCTGACGCGGATCACGCGGATCAGAGCAGGTTGCGCAGCGCGGCTTCCACCGCGGCTGCCGTGGCCTGCGGCTTTTCCATGGGGAACAGGTGGGAGCCGTCCAGCATGGCGATGCGGCCCTTGGTGACCTGCTGGGTCATGGTCATGCCCACACGCTTCATTTCGGCCGACTGGCGCCCGCCGATGAACGCCGCCTTGCACTTGAGCGGGTGCGCGCGCAGCAGGGCGCCCAGGTTGTGGGGCAGGGTGTTGTAGATGGCGGTCTCGACGTCGCGGTCGAAGCTCAGGGCGCGGGTGTCCTCGCTGTCGAAGGTGCCGTGGTCGATGTAGTCGTGCAGCACCTGCTCGTCCCACTTCGCGAAAGCCTTCTTGCTGCGGAAGTGCTCGAACACCGCCTCGCGGTGCTCCCAGCTGTTGCGGCGCTTGCGGCTCACGGCGCCGGGCGAGATGCTCTTCATGAGCGGCGTGCGCTTGACCACGTTGAGCGTGTTCGCGCGCCAGCCGCCGAGGATGGGCGAATCGATCAGCACCACGCCGCGCGCCAGTTCGGGGTGGCGCGCCGCGCACATCAAACTCAGGAAGCCGCCAAGCGAATGGCCGATGAGAAACACCGGGCCGCCCGCGCGGTCGGCGCGGGCCTTGGCGAAGTCGGCCAGCTGCTGCACCAGGTGCGGCCAGTTGTCGGTGACGGGGTATTTCGGGTCGTGCCCGAATTTCTCGATGGCATCGACCTCGAAGCCGCGGTTGCGCAGGCTGTCGAGAACGACGCGGTAGGTGCTCGCGGGAAAGCTGTTGCCGTGCGAGAAGACGACGGGAGGCACGGGGTTCAGATCAGCTTTTCGTCGGGGGTCGAAATTTTCCGCAGCGGGCTGTGGCGCGTGGCGGGCAT
This region includes:
- a CDS encoding alpha/beta fold hydrolase → MPPVVFSHGNSFPASTYRVVLDSLRNRGFEVDAIEKFGHDPKYPVTDNWPHLVQQLADFAKARADRAGGPVFLIGHSLGGFLSLMCAARHPELARGVVLIDSPILGGWRANTLNVVKRTPLMKSISPGAVSRKRRNSWEHREAVFEHFRSKKAFAKWDEQVLHDYIDHGTFDSEDTRALSFDRDVETAIYNTLPHNLGALLRAHPLKCKAAFIGGRQSAEMKRVGMTMTQQVTKGRIAMLDGSHLFPMEKPQATAAAVEAALRNLL
- a CDS encoding dipeptide ABC transporter ATP-binding protein, producing MTDSNRSAAILEVRGLRVALPSDADRPHAIAQLDLRIEAGRTLCIVGESGSGKSVLATTVMGLLSKGLVLEGGDVILSGEKLVDNGRFTSDKRLRQLRGTGMGMVFQEPMTALNPVLTCGEQVDELLRTHTAWGAAERKAHILSIFERVRLPDPARIHASYPHQLSGGQRQRIVIAMAIILKPRLLICDEPTTALDVTTQAEILKLIAELQAEQGSAVLFITHDMGVVAEIADDVMVMHRGALVEQGPCDQVLRSPREAYTRMLLDAVPGMTPPPARELPGGRPLLAGQGVGKIYTRRDWLGRAKHNTALQDASVAVHRGETVGVVGESGSGKSTFARCMIRLISPSAGSILWGDAEVRDLPEGRLRPLRSRVQVVFQDPNRSLNPRRTVGSSMVEGAMNFGLSKLHARQTAEELMDRIQLPRTALDRYPHQFSGGQRQRLAIARAIACQPQVLVADEAVSALDVSVQAQILDLLREIQRDLGLGILFITHDLRVAAQLCDRVIVMSQGRIVEQGPTGQVFAAPANDYTRRLLAAAPRAELASAR
- a CDS encoding amidase codes for the protein MTLAMSWDEWASHDGIGLAERVRKGEVTAAELAAQAAAGIAKVNPQLDAVVEVFDDVVADPLKDGMNPEGVFAGLPYLMKDLGPTLKGRLQEFGSMMMQGHRPTADSFLTQQLRKSGLNIVGRSTTPEFGVCSSAENSISVTRNPWDLEYTTCGSSAGTAAVVAAGVLPLSHATDGGGSIRIPAGVNGNIGLKVSRGVFSLAPGLSDLSGLVSIQGCHSRTVRDTAAFVDNARGGAPGEFMPFWSPAEPYSELIKKDPGRLRIALSHEWGDFRATPHFVAELERVGKFLEGVGHHVEWALPKVDFQTAFAAQTTCYISNFAQVIDGHLHRLGLARPPAELLEPINIKIWEAGLHTSYTERSKMQAVFNTTSRAFGNFFQQWDIILTPVTALPTPKVGTSEYLTTSTNPSVHDWFANLWKNFAYTPLANLCGMPGISLPMATQENGLPLGIQAQAAQANDGLLLQLAAQIERALGGKWNAGQRPGVHITQG
- a CDS encoding AzlD domain-containing protein, whose amino-acid sequence is MHLGHDVYVWLAVGALVGVTVLTRSFFLLPDSEPKLPGWLWRGLRHAPVAALLAMVVPDVFLSNGRMLADWHDARLFAVAAALTYYLVRRNDVTGTILVGTGTLMLLRLGFGWA
- a CDS encoding AzlC family ABC transporter permease, producing the protein MSRWSAWRASMADPEWRGAFAEGRRDIAGAALGTMAMGLVAGVAMAKSGVGLGAILAMSLLVFASASQLACLPLIAAGAPLWVIVATACVLNLRFVVFSVSWRRYFGGHRRTQRVLLSYLAGDPVYAQFVLRHPEPAPSGCATTRQQGYFLGLALTNWAAWHVASLAGIFLADAIPAAWGLRFIGVLALLALALPMLTDRAVRCSALAAGMVALATASWPMGLNVVAAIATAFAAGTWADRRWGAR